Proteins encoded within one genomic window of Mya arenaria isolate MELC-2E11 chromosome 13, ASM2691426v1:
- the LOC128213133 gene encoding uncharacterized protein LOC128213133, producing the protein MPLCTRRSQASVTSYGSMDPTSTGNSKCTIRITSFRELPSYPTPNQRKEIFSTASSSSFQTSYILPNEASTLTDSHNTDISDVSRQFWQIRDLERGRFNVDGSSEEEEEEAAESETVSNLSYSTIHETPRIARDRKEAFRFNIEGTGAIQCIFVLQTGQCWITRHNDKMLYLYHRNGHKKEARSISSKLTLIARREDKTILAVPHLAQAVYKMSPTGSLAQFLSFDLQVGGVCCTSRSETLVTTTPIQRSQKKGPRPRKVPSVIRFSQTGEVIWCIKNKGVDPFVRPSKVAVNKNGDICVLDHEPSREHVVFLSPDGEEKRRYYGVQHPDLVHPFAPRDVCCDRKGHVYVADLHNSVVHVLDKTGRFSHFLFKKHDGNPYPVAIACETDGFVWVGLSSGAIRIYDTNKT; encoded by the coding sequence ATGCCGTTATGTACACGTCGGTCACAGGCGTCAGTGACGTCTTACGGGTCAATGGACCCGACATCTACCGGAAACTCTAAGTGCACGATCCGGATAACCAGCTTTCGGGAGCTGCCCTCCTACCCAACACCTAACCAGCGGAAGGAGATATTCAGCACGGCGTCTTCGTCATCGTTCCAGACGAGTTATATCCTCCCGAACGAGGCAAGCACATTGACGGATTCTCACAATACGGACATCAGCGACGTGTCCCGTCAGTTCTGGCAGATCCGAGATTTAGAGCGCGGACGCTTCAACGTTGATGGGAGCtcggaggaggaggaggaggaggcgGCAGAGAGCGAAACAGTATCAAACCTGTCCTACTCTACCATTCATGAGACCCCGCGGATCGCTCGGGACAGGAAAGAGGCTTTCCGGTTTAACATCGAAGGCACTGGTgccatacaatgtatttttgttctGCAGACTGGTCAGTGCTGGATCACACGCCATAACGACAAAATGTTGTATCTATATCACAGAAACGGGCATAAAAAAGAAGCGCGCTCCATCAGTTCAAAGCTCACACTGATTGCCCGGCGAGAGGACAAGACTATACTAGCTGTGCCCCATCTAGCACAGGCTGTATACAAGATGTCGCCCACCGGGTCTCTGGCCCAGTTTCTATCCTTCGACCTGCAGGTGGGCGGAGTGTGCTGCACTAGCAGGAGCGAAACTCTGGTCACGACAACCCCCATACAGAGATCACAGAAGAAAGGACCGAGACCCCGGAAGGTACCGTCAGTTATTCGATTTAGTCAGACCGGGGAAGTTATATGGTGTATTAAGAACAAAGGCGTCGATCCATTTGTAAGACCTTCAAAAGTTGCAGTGAACAAAAACGGTGACATCTGTGTTTTGGACCACGAACCCTCACGTGAGCACGTGGTCTTCCTGAGCCCTGACGGCGAGGAGAAGCGGCGTTACTATGGCGTCCAACATCCCGACCTCGTGCATCCCTTCGCACCGCGAGACGTCTGCTGTGACCGGAAAGGACACGTGTACGTGGCGGATTTACACAATAGTGTCGTGCACGTGTTGGATAAGACTGGAAGATTTAGCCATTTCTTGTTTAAGAAACATGACGGTAATCCATATCCGGTCGCTATCGCCTGCGAAACTGACGGATTCGTGTGGGTTGGGCTGTCTTCCGGTGCAATACGAATATACGATACAAACAAAACTTGA
- the LOC128213132 gene encoding uncharacterized protein LOC128213132 yields MVTLRAFLRHHRGNAFVPGFLAFFIVAYVIIVKMDNSGNASVNSMGSLDPRDAAKVIRTHINSIPAKVMQEFAQDRPGTAGQFTYDFYDDADNVTEYDDNGSSPNSWVKSKKMKSKVLPLTEPAVNSNLGEKSSYSKLLRKQEVKLVPSAYSNNLNLKRGVDHKFVHVFNAMEETLEKRNTIKEKPCLLLKTHHLSSPICTHDPADDEIISGKLSTEGTWEGNYLYIVGSILSREPELHVLDLGCNIGVYTIFSAKLKHRVVALDPNKMNLRLLTKSLNMGGLTRYVTLLWNAISNVRENVTLYDIIGNIGGSFVDPADDITEVDDDHRAVAITLDDLIPYFAGKPVFIKMDVETYELKALQGGEQFFRSVHVRFVLLEWIHHREFDTGKDVIRFMTQHGLFPHVNAHRNTRLEPQHYTSWPDNVLWIKY; encoded by the coding sequence ATGGTGACCTTACGCGCGTTCCTTCGCCACCACAGGGGCAACGCGTTTGTTCCCGGTTTCCTCGCGTTCTTCATTGTCGCCTACGTCATCATTGTAAAGATGGACAACAGCGGTAATGCCTCCGTCAACAGCATGGGCTCTCTGGACCCACGTGACGCTGCTAAGGTGATTCGCACGCACATCAATTCCATCCCGGCTAAGGTGATGCAGGAGTTCGCACAGGACAGGCCTGGAACGGCGGGACAATTCACATACGACTTCTATGACGACGCGGACAACGTCACGGAATATGATGACAATGGAAGTTCCCCGAATTCCTGggttaaaagcaaaaaaatgaaGAGCAAGGTCCTGCCGTTGACCGAACCTGCTGTCAATAGTAATCTAGGGGAAAAATCGTCTTACTCAAAACTATTAAGAAAACAAGAAGTCAAACTTGTGCCAAGTGCCTAtagtaataatttaaatttgaagagAGGAGTCGATCAcaaatttgtacatgttttcaatGCCATGGAAGAGACCCTCGAAAAgagaaatacaattaaagaaaagCCATGCTTGCTGCTGAAGACCCACCACCTGAGCTCTCCCATCTGTACCCACGACCCCGCGGATGACGAGATCATCTCCGGGAAGCTGTCCACGGAGGGGACATGGGAGGGAAATTACCTGTACATCGTGGGCAGTATTCTCTCCCGGGAACCAGAACTCCACGTGCTGGACCTGGGGTGCAATATCGGCGTGTATACTATCTTCTCAGCTAAACTGAAACACAGGGTGGTTGCATTAGATCCCAACAAGATGAACTTGCGACTTCTGACCAAGTCGCTGAATATGGGAGGCTTAACGCGTTACGTGACGCTACTGTGGAATGCTATTTCTAACGTTCGTGAGAACGTCACGTTGTATGACATTATCGGGAATATCGGTGGCTCGTTCGTGGACCCGGCCGATGACATTACGGAAGTGGACGACGACCACCGGGCCGTCGCCATCACACTCGATGATCTCATACCTTACTTTGCGGGAAAACCTGTGTTCATTAAGATGGACGTGGAAACATACGAACTGAAAGCTCTCCAGGGTGGGGAGCAGTTTTTCAGGAGCGTGCACGTGCGCTTTGTGCTGCTAGAGTGGATTCACCATCGGGAATTTGACACTGGTAAGGATGTGATACGGTTTATGACGCAGCACGGGCTGTTCCCACACGTGAACGCGCACCGCAACACGCGCCTTGAGCCCCAGCATTACACGTCCTGGCCGGACAACGTCCTCTGGATCAAGTATTAG